In Vigna unguiculata cultivar IT97K-499-35 chromosome 3, ASM411807v1, whole genome shotgun sequence, a single genomic region encodes these proteins:
- the LOC114179130 gene encoding L-type lectin-domain containing receptor kinase IX.1-like, with amino-acid sequence MAASGLLFRIIILVIILIIIPIAITKAQTQSFECPRFSSTCIKHLKLEGSASTTGSAIQLTEDNAMDLSTSFGSAGRVTYAERINLRDKNSNEQRDFITNFSFVVSSSNQSIYGGGLVFFLASRNLPSTDRVGGSFGVGLTDGYLELFQLGYRFLGVEFVTFRNPFHQPDAEVAINIINMKSRINERWRIHIAQGKVCNCSIVYDSRNSILNVSYTGYKIRDGKVKKTTQYLSYSVDIRQELPDSVVVGISAATGVFSEQHKLLSWSFSTTPPSDDEEKEIKAVIITLEGIGIGAVLFLSLFGMVMISLRMMAKRKEVGHTSDPKRGDELEMSTGPKKIRYHELATATNNFDETNKLGQGGFGGVYKGYFKDSNTYAAIKRISADSKQGVKQYIAEVTIISQLRHKNLVKLTSWCHKKNDFLLIYEYMENGSLDSHLFRGESILAWQVRYNIALGLASALLYLQEEWEKCVLHRDIKSSNVMLDSNFNPKLGDFGLARLVDHDKGSETTDVAGTMGYLAPEYMNTGQARKESDIFSFGVVLLEIATGKKAIHHKHMEGEVSVVEWVWKLYELRNVIAAADENLGGEFDVQQMECLLVVGLWCANPDSASRPVIRQVINVLNSESSLPILPQQIPVQGCS; translated from the coding sequence aTGGCTGCTTCTGGATTACTATTTAGGATCATCATTTTGGTCATCATCCTAATCATCATCCCCATTGCAATAACAAAGGCTCAAACTCAGTCTTTCGAGTGTCCCAGATTCAGTTCAACTTGTATAAAACACCTTAAACTAGAAGGGAGTGCTTCTACCACAGGTTCTGCTATCCAACTCACAGAAGATAACGCAATGGACCTAAGCACGTCGTTTGGGAGCGCAGGGCGAGTCACGTATGCTGAACGAATAAACCTTAGGGACAAGAATTCAAATGAACAAAGAGACTTCATTACCaacttttcctttgttgtttCCTCATCAAATCAGAGTATTTATGGAGGTGGTTTGGTATTCTTCCTTGCAAGCCGAAATCTTCCATCCACAGATAGGGTAGGAGGAAGTTTTGGCGTTGGCCTTACGGATGGTTATCTTGAGCTTTTCCAGTTAGGTTATCGATTCCTGGGAGTGGAGTTTGTCACTTTCAGAAACCCATTTCACCAACCTGATGCTGAAGTAGCCATAAATATCATTAACATGAAGTCTAGAATAAATGAGAGATGGCGGATACATATTGCACAGGGCAAAGTTTGTAACTGTAGTATTGTATACGATTCTAGGAACAGTATTTTGAATGTCTCTTACACTGGATACAAAATCAGGGATGGGAAAGTGAAAAAGACTACACAGTATCTTTCATACTCTGTTGATATAAGGCAGGAATTACCAGACTCGGTTGTTGTTGGCATATCAGCTGCAACTGGAGTATTTTCTGAGCAGCATAAGTTGCTCTCATGGTCGTTTAGCACAACCCCACCAAGTGATGATGAAGAGAAGGAAATCAAGGCTGTCATCATAACATTGGAGGGAATAGGAATTGGTGCTGTCTTGTTTTTGAGCTTGTTCGGAATGGTTATGATTTCATTGAGGATGATGGCCAAGAGAAAGGAAGTAGGTCACACTTCAGATCCAAAGAGGGGTGATGAATTAGAAATGAGCACTGGACCTAAGAAGATTAGATATCATGAATTGGCAACTGCAACCAACAACTTTGATGAGACGAATAAGCTTGGGCAAGGAGGGTTTGGTGGTGTTTATAAAGGCTATTTCAAAGACTCCAACACCTATGCTGCTATAAAGAGGATATCAGCAGATTCTAAGCAGGGTGTAAAACAATACATTGCAGAAGTGACGATCATTAGCCAACTGAGGCATAAGAATTTGGTGAAACTCACTAGTTGGTGCCACAAGAAGAATGATTTTCTCTTGATATACGAGTACATGGAAAACGGGAGCTTAGACTCTCATCTTTTTCGGGGAGAGAGTATATTGGCGTGGCAAGTGAGGTACAACATAGCCTTGGGATTAGCCTCAGCATTGCTTTACCTACAAGAAGAATGGGAGAAATGTGTGCTTCATAGGGACATAAAATCAAGCAACGTAATGTTGGACTCCAACTTCAATCCCAAGCTTGGTGACTTTGGCCTGGCTAGGTTGGTGGATCATGATAAAGGGTCAGAAACCACAGACGTGGCTGGGACCATGGGTTACTTGGCTCCTGAATACATGAACACAGGCCAGGCTCGAAAGGAGTCTGATATATTCAGTTTTGGGGTTGTTTTGCTGGAGATAGCCACTGGAAAAAAAGCCATTCACCACAAACACATGGAGGGTGAGGTATCAGTGGTTGAATGGGTGTGGAAGCTCTACGAATTGAGAAATGTGATTGCAGCAGCAGATGAAAACCTAGGTGGGGAATTTGATGTTCAGCAAATGGAATGCTTACTGGTAGTTGGTCTTTGGTGTGCTAATCCAGATTCAGCATCCAGGCCTGTAATAAGACAAGTGATTAACGTTCTTAACTCTGAATCTTCTTTACCAATTCTTCCACAGCAGATCCCAGTACAAGGTTGTTCATGA
- the LOC114179134 gene encoding L-type lectin-domain containing receptor kinase IX.1-like has product MAGCDWRFDLNAITLGFCYARGTLVFLLIIPLEKALSQPFSFHYNFRNGADVEQLNLEGNVSVSNSGINLAVDPNHGGTGSVGRVTIPHLVKLWDKTSKEEESFVTHFSFMIIPKKSSRGDGFAFFIASPNLPNVKATDEIKRGGLGIGVVNGTVPLSNDYQYVAVEFDTFSNDWDPQGTHVGVNVNSMRSDVVEYWRTDTTSKGPYKCTIKYNSKDHYLNISFTGFKPNGNRVSQHLLYPIDLRNYLEERVVVGISAATGDGFDHHTLLGWSFSKKTSNNDKKDKLDRRMLLEGIGVGLGGAVSFFVLLLVVLWKRGKRQKEEVTSETSSDLKMDYEFKMSTGPKEIRYEVLVSATNNFKERHKLRHCVYKGYFKDIKSYGAIQRISAGSSHGVEEYAAEARIISQLRHRNLMKLVGWCHKKNDLFLIYDYMPNGSLYSHLFGGESILSWHVRYNIALGLASALYYLQEEWGKCVLHRDIKSSNILLDCNFNAKLGNFGLARLVDRKKVSKTTVMAGTTGYLDPEYVISGKARKESDMFSFGVVLLEVASGRKAIEQEEKEGQVSLVEWVWKLYGLRNVLAAADPKLNGEFDVQQMECLVVVGLWCANSDSRRRPSIRQVIKVLNFEAPFPVLHHQQQQMSCFSHYDLP; this is encoded by the coding sequence ATGGCAGGTTGTGATTGGCGTTTTGATCTTAATGCAATCACTCTGGGGTTTTGTTATGCAAGAGGAACCTTGGTGTTCCTCTTGATAATCCCTCTTGAAAAGGCTCTTTCACaaccattttcttttcattacaACTTCAGAAACGGTGCGGACGTAGAACAGCTAAACCTGGAAGGAAATGTTTCTGTCTCAAATTCTGGCATCAACCTCGCAGTGGACCCAAACCATGGTGGAACTGGGAGTGTTGGGCGAGTCACAATTCCCCACCTTGTTAAACTATGGGACAAGACCtcgaaagaagaagaaagcttCGTTACCCACTTTTCCTTTATGATCATCCCAAAAAAGAGTTCTCGTGGAGACGGTTTTGCTTTCTTTATAGCAAGCCCTAACCTCCCAAATGTGAAGGCAACGGATGAAATAAAGCGTGGAGGCCTTGGCATTGGTGTGGTGAATGGCACAGTTCCTCTCTCAAACGATTATCAATATGTGGCAGTGGAGTTTGACACTTTCTCAAACGATTGGGACCCTCAGGGCACACATGTGGGTGTGAATGTAAACTCTATGCGATCTGACGTAGTTGAGTATTGGAGAACAGATACTACTTCAAAAGGCCCTTATAAGTGTACCATTAAGTACAACTCCAAGGATCATTATCTGAACATTTCTTTCACTGGATTCAAGCCCAATGGAAATCGAGTATCACAGCACCTTCTTTACCCAATTGATTTGAGAAACTACTTGGAAGAGAGGGTTGTTGTAGGTATATCAGCTGCAACAGGAGATGGATTTGATCACCACACCTTGCTGGGATGGTCATTTAGTAAAAAAACAAGTAATAATGATAAGAAAGACAAGTTGGACAGGAGAATGTTGTTGGAGGGAATAGGAGTTGGTTTAGGTGGGGCTGTGAGTTTCTTTGTGTTGCTCCTCGTTGTACTGTGGAAGAGGGGCAAGAGACAAAAGGAAGAAGTCACTTCAGAAACCTCTTCTGATTTGAAAATGGATTATGAGTTCAAAATGAGTACTGGACCAAAGGAGATCAGATACGAGGTATTGGTATCTGCGACAAACAACTTTAAAGAGAGACACAAGCTGAGGCATTGTGTTTACAAAGGTTATTTCAAAGACATAAAGTCTTACGGTGCAATCCAGAGGATATCAGCAGGTTCATCACATGGTGTGGAGGAATATGCAGCGGAAGCAAGGATCATTAGCCAATTGAGGCACAGGAATTTGATGAAACTCGTGGGTTGGTGCCACAAGAAGAATGATCTCTTTCTGATATATGATTACATGCCAAACGGCAGCTTGTATTCTCATCTTTTTGGTGGAGAGAGTATCTTGTCGTGGCATGTGAGGTACAACATAGCTCTTGGCTTGGCCTCAGCATTGTATTACCTACAAGAAGAGTGGGGAAAATGTGTGCTTCATAGGGACATCAAATCAAGCAACATATTGTTGGACTGCAATTTCAATGCTAAGCTTGGGAATTTTGGCCTGGCAAGGCTGGTGGATCGTAAGAAAGTGTCAAAGACAACAGTTATGGCTGGAACAACGGGTTACCTTGACCCTGAATATGTTATCTCAGGCAAGGCTAGAAAGGAATCTGACATGTTCAGTTTTGGGGTTGTTTTGTTGGAGGTAGCAAGTGGAAGAAAAGCCATTGAGCAAGAAGAGAAAGAGGGTCAAGTGTCACTAGTTGAGTGGGTGTGGAAGCTATATGGACTTAGAAATGTCCTTGCAGCAGCAGATCCAAAGCTGAATGGTGAATTTGATGTGCAGCAAATGGAATGCTTGGTTGTTGTTGGTCTTTGGTGTGCAAATTCAGATAGCAGGAGAAGGCCCTCTATAAGGCAAGTGATTAAGGTGCTTAACTTTGAAGCTCCTTTTCCTGTCCTTCATCACCAACAACAACAGATGAGTTGTTTTTCACATTATGATCTTCCTTAA